Sequence from the Deinococcus misasensis DSM 22328 genome:
AAAGCATCTTCCAGAGAATCATTGACCGTGAAATCCCCTCCCAGATCGTCTTTGAAGACGATAAATTCATTGCCATCAAAGACATTGCCCCCAAAGCCCCCGTGCACCTGCTGGTCATCCCCAAGCAGTTCTCTGCCCGTCTGGATGCCATTCAAGACGCACAGCACATGGGCGAATTGTTCCTGACCGCCAACACGGTGGCCAGACAGTTTCTGGAGGATTACCGTCTGGTGGTCAATGTCGGTGCTGGAGGCGGACAGGTGGTGTTCCACACCCACATCCACATCATGGGGGGCTGGGACGAACGCTCTGAAGCCGATCACCTGACCGAAGCTGCCCAATGAAGCCAACCTTTTGCACGGACCTGCCCTCGGGCAGGTTTTTTTGAGGAGAAAACATGGAACCTGTACTGGTCATTCACGGCATTGGGAACCGCAACAAAGCAGGTTTTGAACAGGAAGTGCAACAGCTTCAGAAAGATTTTGAGCAATTCACAGGCCAGAGGAAATTTCAATTTTTGCCCGTGTTCTGGGGGGATCTGGCTGCCCGCACCGATGACCTTGATGCCTGCATGCCAGCGTTGGAACCCATGCCCACTTTGCAGATCCCTGAAATCCAACTGGATCAAGCCAACCTTGGACCCTTGATGCAGGCCGTGAACAGGTTGCCTGCCTTGTTCGCTGCTCCCATCAAAGCGCAACTTGAAACGGCACTCAATCAGGCAGCAGGTGAGGTGCTGAGGTCTTACATGGCGCAGCAGTACCAGACCCTGAGGGTTGAGAACCGACACATGGTCACCACCTCTCTGGGAGACATCATGGTGTACCAGCGAAACCAGAGCATCATTCAGGCCCGGATCTGGGAGGTGCTCAAAGCTTTTGATGTCCAGCAGATCGGGTATGGAACCTCGCGCAAAAAAGTGCATGTGGTGGCCCATTCTCTGGGAGGG
This genomic interval carries:
- a CDS encoding histidine triad nucleotide-binding protein; translation: MEKSIFQRIIDREIPSQIVFEDDKFIAIKDIAPKAPVHLLVIPKQFSARLDAIQDAQHMGELFLTANTVARQFLEDYRLVVNVGAGGGQVVFHTHIHIMGGWDERSEADHLTEAAQ